The Pedobacter mucosus genome window below encodes:
- a CDS encoding low affinity iron permease family protein, protein MEEPKISSKKNSFFERFANAATKFTGSSIAFISATIIVLVWAVTGPLFNYSETWQLVINTGTTIITFLMVFLIQKAQNKDGKAIQLKLNELIAAHERASNRMVDIEDLTEEELDELHKFYVTLAKLSKKETDIHCSHSIDVALENNDTKLKTNRHFKKRKK, encoded by the coding sequence ATGGAAGAACCTAAAATTAGTTCAAAAAAAAATAGCTTTTTTGAACGATTTGCTAATGCTGCAACTAAATTTACCGGTAGCTCTATTGCTTTCATTTCAGCAACCATTATCGTACTGGTATGGGCAGTAACTGGTCCCTTATTTAATTATTCTGAAACCTGGCAACTTGTTATCAATACCGGAACAACAATTATTACTTTCTTAATGGTTTTTTTAATTCAGAAAGCACAAAATAAAGATGGGAAAGCAATACAACTAAAATTAAATGAATTAATTGCAGCGCATGAAAGGGCTAGCAATAGGATGGTTGATATTGAGGATTTGACAGAAGAAGAATTGGATGAGTTACATAAATTTTATGTTACGCTTGCCAAACTTTCGAAAAAAGAAACCGATATTCACTGCTCACATTCCATTGATGTAGCTTTGGAAAATAATGATACTAAATTAAAGACAAACAGGCATTTTAAAAAACGTAAAAAATGA
- a CDS encoding GNAT family N-acetyltransferase: MSLLVQKVNHQEDLDKVFAIRKIVFVDEQNCPPELEWEHEDESIHFIATQSGQPCGACRWRKTDAGYKLERFAVLKEFRGQGVGRALIAEALSDLPEDAHYIYLNSQLSAMSLYAKFGFVAEGDQFEEAGIQHFKMVKSV; encoded by the coding sequence ATGAGCCTACTCGTTCAAAAAGTTAATCACCAGGAAGATTTAGATAAGGTTTTTGCAATACGCAAAATTGTATTTGTTGATGAACAAAATTGTCCGCCAGAATTGGAATGGGAACATGAAGATGAATCCATTCATTTTATTGCAACACAGAGCGGACAACCTTGCGGTGCTTGCCGTTGGCGTAAAACAGATGCAGGTTATAAATTAGAGCGATTTGCAGTACTGAAAGAATTTAGGGGTCAAGGCGTTGGTCGTGCTTTAATTGCTGAAGCATTGTCTGATTTACCGGAAGATGCACACTACATTTACTTAAACTCTCAATTAAGTGCCATGAGCTTATACGCTAAATTCGGTTTCGTTGCTGAAGGCGATCAATTTGAAGAGGCTGGTATTCAGCATTTTAAAATGGTTAAGAGCGTTTAG
- a CDS encoding hydroxymethylglutaryl-CoA lyase, with translation MSQNKFKLVECPRDAMQGLHNFVPTKLKSEYLNLLLQVGFDTLDFGSFVSAKAIPQMSDTAEVLANLDLSNTATELLAIVANLRGVEDAVKHEQIKYLGFPFSISETFQQRNTNSSISQSLFTVEEMLNLCNRSNKEAVVYLSMGFGNPYGDEWNYEIVEEWADILVDKGVKILSLADTVGVSTTEKIAAIMPKLLTKFDKTEIGIHLHATPSDRLDKIEAAYHAGVKRIDSALKGYGGCPMAADDLTGNIATEDVISFLNSKDEELNLNIEKWNEAMSLSGKIFG, from the coding sequence ATGAGCCAAAATAAATTTAAACTTGTAGAATGCCCTCGCGATGCAATGCAAGGTTTGCATAATTTCGTTCCAACTAAACTAAAATCCGAGTATTTAAATCTATTGTTACAAGTTGGTTTCGATACGCTGGATTTTGGAAGTTTTGTTAGTGCGAAGGCAATTCCACAAATGAGTGATACAGCAGAAGTTTTAGCAAACTTAGACTTAAGCAATACAGCAACTGAACTTTTAGCTATTGTAGCGAATTTAAGAGGTGTAGAAGATGCTGTAAAACATGAGCAAATCAAATACTTGGGATTTCCGTTCTCCATATCGGAAACTTTCCAACAGCGCAACACAAATTCAAGTATATCGCAATCTCTTTTTACTGTAGAAGAAATGCTTAATCTTTGTAATAGAAGCAATAAGGAAGCTGTAGTGTACCTATCGATGGGCTTTGGAAATCCTTATGGAGACGAGTGGAATTATGAAATTGTAGAAGAATGGGCAGATATTTTAGTAGATAAAGGTGTTAAAATTCTTTCCTTAGCTGATACAGTTGGCGTTTCTACGACAGAAAAGATAGCAGCTATTATGCCTAAACTTTTGACGAAATTTGATAAAACTGAAATTGGAATTCATTTACATGCTACACCTTCAGATCGTTTGGATAAAATAGAGGCTGCATATCATGCAGGCGTTAAGCGCATAGATTCTGCATTAAAAGGATATGGCGGCTGCCCGATGGCAGCTGATGATTTAACTGGAAATATCGCTACTGAAGACGTAATAAGCTTTTTAAACTCGAAAGACGAAGAACTCAATCTTAATATAGAAAAGTGGAATGAGGCTATGAGTTTATCTGGAAAAATATTTGGGTAG